In Ammospiza caudacuta isolate bAmmCau1 chromosome 33, bAmmCau1.pri, whole genome shotgun sequence, the genomic stretch ACACTTCCAGTGGAGGATGTTGCCCCAAGGAATGGTCAACTCTCCCACTATCTGCCAGATCACAGTAGACCGAGCGCTAGCACCAGTCCGGCAGAGCAATCCGACTGTGACCATCATGCAGTACATGGATGACATCCTGATCGCCGTGCCATCAACAAGACAAGTAGACCAGCTGGTATCAACCATCTCCGAGACCTTAAAGACAAATGGCTTCAAAGTAGCAagtgtgaaaataaaaaagggaccGTGTGTGACCTTCCTAGGAGTGGGAATCACAAGCTCCTACATAACTCCTCCTCAGATGAAAATCCGCCAAGACATCAAGACGCTCCACGACATGCAGCAGCTAGTAGGGTCCTTACAGTGGCTCCACAACATCGTCCTGATTCCTCCCGAGATCATGGACCCTCTAAATGACCTTGTGAAAGGGCAGAACCCATGGGAGCAGAAAACCCTGACACCGGAAGCGATAAGCTCGCTCAACTTCATCGAACACCAGATGTCAGAGAGCATGCTCACCAGATGGGATTCAAATGCCTCAGTCGATCTGTATGTCCACTTTACAAAAAAGGGGGGAGTGGGAGCCTTAGCCCAAGGACCCCCCCACAAAGCCCAACCGATACTATGGGTGGTCTTGGGGAAACCGTCACGTGCCTTTTCCCCGGGAGTCGAGTGCCTCAGCAGCCTCATCATGAAAGGCAGGAAACTCACCCTAAGACATCTGGGCATTGAACCTTCCAAGATATACCTGCCCTTCTGCAAACAGCTCTCCGCGCAGTCAACAACAATATTGGAATATCTAGCCATGGCCCTTGCAGGCTTTGGAGGAGAGATTTGCTAGGCGGCAAAACCCCCTTGGACTCGGCTGCTCCCGGTCATCGATATCGACCTCCCACCAAAAGTAATCGACCGACCGCGGGCAGGACCAACCATCTTCACGGACACATCATCGCAGACCTCCACCGCAGCGGCAGTATGGCAGTCAGGAGAACAGTGGCAATGTGTCAAGACAACCGACCCCACGCTTTCGGTCCAACAGCTTGAAGCAGCAGCCGTAGTGCTAGCTTAACATTGTGACTGACTCCATATTTGTGGCCAAGCTCTGCCTAGCCATGTCCGGACCAGATGTGTCAGTGTCCACAGTGGCAACGATGCTGGAGGAAGCACTTTATTCACGGAAAGGCACCATATCAGTCATCCACATCAACAGCCATGACCCGATCAAAGGATTCTACCAAATTTGCAACGACAAGGCTGATGCCGCCGCAAAAGGCGTATGGACACTGAAAGAAGCTCGTCAGTTGCACGAATCCCTTCACATCGGAGCTAAAGCACTTGCAAAAAAGTGTGGGATTTCTACTGCGAACGCAAAGCACGTCATCGCCACGTGCCCCCACTGCCAGAAGTCACCACTGTGGTCGAGTGGCGTCAACCCCAGAGGCCTCAAAGCCTCAGAAATATGGCAGACAGACTTTACACAATGCCAGCTGTTGAAACCCCAAGCATGGCTTGCAGTTACCGTAGATACATACAGCGGCATGATTGTGGCCACACAGCATCTCAAGACCAAAGCGACCATCCAACATTGGCTAACAGCCATGGCATGGCTTGGAGTtccaaaacaaatcaaaacagacAACGGCTCAAACTTCATCTCAAAGACGGTCCAAGCATTTGTCTCGAAATGGAACATCGCCTTGGTACATGGCATCCCATACAACAGCACCGGACAAGCCATCGTCGAAAGAGCAAACCAGACTCTGAAAACTAAGCTGGAAGTATTAGCAAAGACAGAAGGCTTCACCAATGCCATTCCCCCGAGTGACCAGGTGCGCATACTAGCAACTGCGCTGCTAGCGTTAAATCAATTCCCTAGGGGGGATGAAACAAACAGTCCTGCCCAGAGACACTGGGCCACTTGAGCACTAGAGGAAGGCCCACGGGTTGTGATGAAAAATGAACTAGGGGAGTGGGAACAAGGTTGGAGACTAGTGCTCATGGGGCGGGGATATGTGGCCATTGAAAAGGATGGGGACATTAAATGGTGTCCACTCAAATCTATTAAACCAGACCTTCAGAGTGAAACTCATGAGAATTGTGAGACTTTGTTTGCAGGACTGGATCTTTGGACGCCCCCGCAACTCATATGCCCCACTACcgggaaagagagagagaccaCCGAGCAACCCGACATCACCTGAGAAACTCACACCATCAAAATCAAAGCAGCAATGGTATCTCTGTGTGATCTTGTTTCTAGGGTTAGTAGGCGGAGGACAGGCAGACACAAAACATTACCCTCACCAGCTGTTCAAGTGGGTTCTACACCATCTCTCAGGTGAGGGGGTCATCAAAGAAACTGTTACAGCTGACACCCCATCTTTCGAGTTCCAGCTAAAAGTCATTTTTCCCTCGCATACAGGGCACCCCAAATTTCAGGAGGCAACATTATTTCAGACCTACTGGTGCCCTGCTTCCAACCCAGGAAAAAGTTACTGCAATTACCCAGGGTATGGATATTGTGGGTATTGGGGGTGCGAAACTATTGTGACAAGCAATAGATGGAAACCACAACAGCCTGATAAGTTCCTGCAAATTAAGTATACTCCTCACAGCTGTCTCGAACCAAAACTCGATATGGATGGGTACGCGATTTCGCCCCAAGGCTGGAAACAGCACACCTGCACAGGCTATATAATGACAATCCTGCAGCCGACCCGTGATGGCTGGGCCACGGGCAAAGTGTGGACAGCGTTTTTTCATCTCTCTCACTGCATCTGGGCGAACGTACAAATTATCAGACTCCCAGCTCCAATATTCCAATCGGTCGGACCCAATCCGGTTCTAGCAATGAGTAGACCCAGGAAGGGGATTGCAGCTAATGGTAGTTCTAGCGGCAAAACACAGATGCCAAAACTTACCTCCCCATCCGATCTCTTAGCCAAACCAACCCTCTCCAATCCATTCCTAAGCGTGTTAAATGCCACCTTCTTATCGTTAAACCAATCCAACCCAAACTTCACAGAGTCATGCTGGTTATGCTATGATGCACAACCCCCTTTTTATGAAGGTGTTGCCCTCGGTTTCCCATTCATCTTCTCAAAGTCAGACAATCCACGCCAATGCAGATGGGACACCCCCCAGAGAGGCATTACCCTAAGTCAGGTTACGGGCCAAGGCAAatgctttggcaatgcaaccTTGGCAAAGCAGATGGGTGACGTCTTCCAGGAATTCGTCAAACTTAAGGGAGGGAAGTTCCAGTGGGTGATCCCAGCTGCATCGGGAATGTGGGTCTGTCAACAATCCGGGGTAAGCTCATGTGTACTCCTTGACAAATTCGATGATTCTACTGACTTTTGTGTCCAAGTTCTAATTGTCCCCAGAGTCTTGTATcaccaggaagaagaggtgtaCCGCTTTGTTCGAGGAACCCGACTGGCTCCACAAACGAGAAGTGATAACTGGCATCACCATCGCAATGCTCCTTGGTTTAGGAGCTACCGGCGCTGCCACAGGCATCTTGGCCCTAGCAACACAACATCAAGGACTGGCACAACTGCAGATAACTGTCGACGAGGACTTGAAAAGGATCGAGAAATCCATCTCTTCCctagaaaaatccctttccttGCTCTCAGAGGTTGTCCTCCAAAACAGGTGAGGACTGGACCTCttgttcatgcagcaaggaggCCTGTGTGCCACCTTGAGAGAGGAATGCTGCTTTTATGCAGACCACACCAGAGTCGTCAAAGACTCCATGGCCGAACTGAGAAATCGGCTAAACCTAAGAAAAATGGACAGAGAAGCTCAACAGGGCTGGTTCGAGTCGTGGTTCAACTGGTTCCCATGGCTCACCACCCTGATTTCTATCCTAATAGACCCACTCACTATAATCTTACTAACCCTAATCTTCAGGCCTTGCATATTAAACAAACTGGTGCTATTTGTTAAAAGGCGTTTAGAAACGGttaacattattattattatgttgAGTGCCGACAATTACTTTAAGGAGTGCCAGTTACTAACACACTTAAAATTTTATACTAATTTTACTAACCCATGGAAATTTTGTAACCTCTACATTTCATAACTTTATATGATTTTTAATAATCATgaggaaggggggaaatgtggagagctAGGGACATGTGAGTGGAAGAATTCGGGCTGTACGGTCAGTCAGGACACCACCCCCCCTGCAGTCAGACCTTTGCTCCGTGCCTGGCCGCATCCAGCCGGAcgtgagcagaaggaaatgacactgactgCCCAAGCTATAAAGGACCCCTTTGACCCCTCAATAAACACCATTTGCTGTCCACCACGTTGTTGTCAGGAGCATATGGACTGAGTGACCCTGGGCTTTGGGCCACTGTGCCGGACTAAGAACCAGGTCGCCATGCCTTGAGAAGGCAACAGGGGTGCTGGGAGTGCACTCCCTGAGCTTTGGCCTGCTCTCACAGGGATGTTCCAGAACATGCAAAAGGCCGAGTGTCGCTTTATTAACGGCACCGAGAAGATGAGATACATCCAGAGGTACATTTACAACAGGCAGCAGTACAGGATGTTCGACAGCGACGTGGGGCACTTTGTGGGGTTCACCCGCTATGGGGAGGGGTTTGCCAGGTACGTGAACAGTGTCCCGGCCACACTGGAGTACGTACGGACTGCGGTGGACACGATCTGCCGGTTCAGCTACGAGGTGTGCACCCCGTTCCTCACGGAGCGCGGAGGTGAGCGCGGGGCAGAGTGTGTCCCCtcgggccctgccctgccaatGACCCTGGAGCCGCtcaaaacctccctgggcaaagCCGCAGGGCCCTCAGCCCTCCTTGTGCCCATCCCCAGGGCCTCCTGTCACATTCCGGTAACTCCCAGTCCCCCTCAGTCCCTCTCAGTGCCCCCACGCGCTTCCATTTCAGCGACGCGGAAAGCTGTCGCTTTTCATCAAATCATATCGCGTGGCACTAATGACTCATCTGTTGCCAGGCAGACTCGCAGCCCCGAGTGTCCCGCGCTGTAATCGGCCTCCCAGTGCTGCGcagttcattcccagttccatgccagtccctcccagtccattcccagatCGCTCCCAGTCTCTTCCACTTATACTCCGGTCATttccagtccattcccagttcattcccagaCAACCATCCTCAAACTCAGGGATCCTCATCCCCTCCCATTTCTCTGAGCGCAAACTtagtccctcccagtccattcccagtccctctccagccctcccCTCTCTCTTCCAGTGTCCCCCAGCTGACACCAGTAtgtccctgctctctctctctcccagtgccccccagcgTGTCCATCTCGCTGGTGCCCCCCTCGAGCTCCTTGCCCGGCTCCGGCCACCTGCTCTGCTCCGTGATGGATTTCTaccctgctgccatccaggtGAGGTGgttccagggccagcaggagctctcGGAGCACGTGGTGGCCACCGACGTGGTCCCCAACGGGGACTGGACCTACCAGCTGCTGGAAACCCCCCCCCGGCGTGGCTCAGCTACAGCTGCCAGGTGGAGCAcgtcagcctggagcagcccctgaggcGGCACTGGGGTACGGGGGAGCCCCTGGGGGCGCTGGCAGAGccgctgggctgtgctgggagctactgggagggagctggagagagccgGGCTGGAagtgggagaggggctgggggctgggcaagggctgggaaggggtctgggggatgctggggagggtgggatggggttgggGGGTTCTGGGTGGGCTGTGGGAGGGAGTTTGGAGGTGCTGGGTGTGactgggagggagtttgggggtgctgCGTGTGACTGtgagggagtttgggggtgctgCGTGTGACTGGGAGGGATCGCAGTGAGCCCGGAGGGGCTGGAAGGAGATCGGCGATGGCAAAGCGGAGCTCCCCATGAGCTCAgttgtgctgggcacagcctgggagggctctggctgagtcctgctggggctgccaagGGACTGCGAGAGgctttgggggtcctggggtgctgggggcaactgggagggggctgtgggatgctgaGAGGGATGGGAGGGGCTTTGGTGGCTCCTGGGCAGGCCAAAAAGGGATCGGGGGGAGGTTTCAGggggccctggctgggctgggggccacAGGGAGGGCGCTGGGAGGGGCTCGGGGTGTCAGTGAGAGGGGTGCTGAGCCCTGCGGACCCCCCAGAGATGCCGCCGGACGCCGCCAGCAGCAAGATGCTGCCGGGCATCGGGGGCTTCGTCTTGGGCTTCGTCTTCCTGGCGCTGGGGCTTGGCTTCTCCCTGCGCAATAAGGTCAGGGCGGGTGCCGGGGGTGGCGTCCCCCCCCCGTGACGGAGCGTGTGCACTCCCGCCGGGGCCCCCAGCCCGGTGTCACCCCCTTttctctgcccacagagctcctgagtCGGCGGCCGCCGCAGCCCCTCCCCGTGGGCTCGGGCCCGACCGGGACCCCCCGCTCCGTCCCCGCTCTGCTGGTTTTTGGGGAGTCCCGTGTTTCCCCCAGCCTCACTGGCGCTCTGCCCCCGCCCAGtgcctgctcccagtgctcccaatAAAGCTTCCCAGTTGGGCCCTGGGGCTGTTTACTGGGGGGCGATGGGGAGGGATTGGGGGGGCGATGGGACGGATTTGGGCAAAGGGAGGGGGACAAAGGGTGGGGGCTGGGCCTGGGGGGagtgagaggaggaggaggaggaggaggaggaaggaggaggaagaaggaggaggaggaggagccgtGGGAAGGAGGAACCGGAAAGAACACgaagaggaaaagcagcagcaccagaacTGGGCCACAGGACCTCGAACACCAACgccggcccttttccctggcaaacaaaactcaccaacccaggttcctgatggcagattgcaggagccacttggcactgccAAACCAGACTGAGTGGCAAATGGTTCCCGCTTGGGTTTGGGAGACATCCTAAGCCATGTGGAATTTCAGCACGAAGCCTGGGGCCCAGCGTGGGAGGCAAGGAGAAGGAGCTGTGTTTTGGCAGTTCTGTGTACCCCCCGgcatgccttttgcagctgcagaattactggagctctgggctttgtaTATTTAGGATCCCTAAtcctaggcataaccctaaccctcacCTGAggcagcaaaagctgctttgGGCTAGGGCTGGTTCCAAGGAAGTAGCTGTGGAGGAAGCAACATTGTGGCAgttttgtgttccccttggcatgcattttgcagctgcagtgtgcctggagctctggcctTTGTGGTTtcaaaaccctaaccctagctctaaccctaaccttaggcAGTAAACAGTATCTTAGGCTAGGACTGGTttcaaggaaaaacctgtggtGGAAGCCTTGTTGTGCAAGTTTTGTTTTCCCCCTGGAATGCCATACCCAGGTGCAGTTTTCCGGAAGCTCTGGCATCATCAGAACACAAGCAGAGGCATGGCCACAAGTTCCTGAACATTAATATCGGCCCTTTCCCCTTGGAAACAACACCATCCCAGGTTCCTGATGTTAGTTTGCAGATGGTGCTTGGCACTGTCCAAGCAGTCTGAATAGGCACTGGCGCCAGCtggggtctgggaggcatcctgcacaATGTGGAATTTCAGAAGGCACCCGATCACTCCAGACCAGAAACTCCTTAAGACAAATGCTGCCCTTTTCCCTAGGAAACAAAATTCACTGGATCAGGTCCCTgatggcagattggaggagccacttggcactgctaaaccagcccaacttggcactggtgccagcttgggtctgggaggcatcctgagcattgcagaatttcagcagccagctggccactctcACTGAGGCTGATtccaatgaaaaagctgtggtggaagtcatgttgtggcagttttgtgtttcccttgggatgcattctgcagctgcagtgtgcctggagctctggacTTTGTGGTTtcaaaaccctaaccctagctgtaaccgtaaccctaggcaGTAAACGCAGCCTTTGGCTAAGGGTAAGCCAAAAATGTCCCAAGAAACCTTCAAGAACCCCCTATAAATATCCTCAGAAGGTGTGGAAAACTCCTGAAAAAAACCTGCTCAGCCTCAAAGCCCCACCTGTCACAGTGTTCACAAGGGTCGTCAGGGTGTAaagagagacaagaatgttgagctcatgttcagaaggcttgatttattattttatgatatatattacattattactatactacaaaggaaaagcaggaaaagttctcagaaggctagctaagctaagaatataaaagaatgaataacaaaggagctgtgtctcagcagagagtgagagcagctctgccgtgagtggtcagtaaatccaaacatccacaggagaccaatcacggatccacctgttacattccacagcagcagataaccattgtttaacactttgttgctgaggccacagcttctcaaaagggagaaaaatcctaaagaaaggatttttatgaaaaaatgtctgtgacatgtTAGCtctttaatttaattaaaaagaaaagtgtttgtAATTTTGTCTGCTGTGCATATGCAGAGGAAAGAACAAACACTTAACAGGTTATCTGTTGCCAATTAAAACCTCACTCAAGTGCTGGTGTGGAATGAGCAGGGAATTTCTTCACCTGTAGAACATACAATTCTATCAAATCACCAAAACAATCttacaatataaaaaaaaatgcaaaaaaaacaatgcaaagaaaattccAGTCcaagcagctgagtttcagaAAAAGTCCATGGACTGAGGATGTTCCTCTTTGACATATCTGCAAGTCCTTTTTGGCCCTGTATTACAGCGACTTGATGAGGTTTCCTCAGGGTGATAGAGATGGATGAGAATCTTggttcatgatcagaaggctggatttattaatatatgatatataatacattatgactatgctaaaacaaagggaaagagattgcagaagctgctaagctaagaatagcataggaaagaataaataacaaagttctgtgtccagggaaTCTGTCCCCGagcttgctcctgtgattggcccccaattgtaaacatggaacatgagccaatcacagggGCAACCCGCCAAATTTCACAGCAGCCGgtaacaattgtttacattcttcttctggggcctcagcttcccagaagggataatcctaaaagaaaggattttatgaaaaaatgtctgtgacagtccTGAAACAGACTTGCTGCAGAAAAgtccatcaatagttatcaaaagCCATTGCCAGTCATCAAACAATTTCTATTGGAAAAAaggctcccaatattaccagttagattgtgcctgggccagtctgaccctcgctgctgggccaaaggcagcaactgcggcgtgtcaccccagagataccttggctagctggtggttgcagctgggcactgaacaagtccaggcttgttggaaccccgttcacctcaggaggaatagcttcaggcgatggtgaagagaaaaaggagaggattccgctggagggtttaatgtccagaggtttattccatggttacagaggtctgaacgtgagcaactgctccaacagaatcccgACCGCATGGTCTGATgacctttttaagctcagggacagggggaggggaggtacaggtgagccaccaaccaggtgagagggacAGGGTCCCAGtggaagatgacacccagacaggccaatgacccctgggcctgagtggcatcctttgaacttgaccaaccagACGATGCCTTGCTGGAATGCTAAGTCTgagtgacaggactcactcagcatgggggtaagggggaagggagagagtataggcacacctgggaaagtgacctggaaggccaaaatgggacattacagcacaccacaacatctccccctagttttgtttaaaaagaagaggaCTGTGTTTGTTTAGTCCAAAAACAATGCTAAAAACTACAATaactaaaataaacagcagTAAAAACACAGTTTTCAGAATAGATCCCAACTAGCCCGAGATTCCCCAGCCATTGAACAGTCCATTCAGCCAGTTGTCAGTTTCTCTCTTGATGTCCGAGAGCCTTTGTCCATATGTGGTTTGGGCTGAGGAACTATGCAGGAGGTCACAGGTGGGATGATCACGAGTAGGACAAGAAGCAGGCTCGGTCTCATGGAGTCTCGAGGCTACACACGAACAGTGGGATCTAAACTGGTACAAAAACTTGAAACAAACATATATTATAAACTATTCCAGATAGGAGGTTTAAGTGGAAATTCCTCCAGAGAACGCGTGCGGcgttttcttctccaggcagcatgAGCAACCTGGGGTGCTTCTGTAGATTTCTCTGAGACCTTGGGAACATAGGGCTTTACCCATTTGGAAGGAACCCACCTTAAACCAGAGGGGGTGGATACACAGGCATATCCACGTCCCCAAGTAACCAATTTGTAGGGTCCCACCATTTTCCAAGTCTCAGGGTCCTTTACTAAAACTGGAGGTTTTTCCTTAATTAACCTATGATTGCTCCCCCCAAAGTGGCGTAGGATGGGTGGGTTCAGGCTGTCAAAAGAACAATTCAGAAAATTTATTGTGAATAGCGCCCTGGATAACCGGATGTGGGGAGGTTCTACCTTCAGAACCTGTTGTTGCTGGTCCAGGACCCTTTTAATATCACGGTGAGTTCTTTCTACAATGGCTTGACCTGTAGGGGAGTAGGGGATGCCAGTCTTGTGCTCCactccccattgctgcaggaagctcccgAATTCCTTGGATTTGTAAGCAGGCCCATTATCAGttttcagctccttggggatgcccatgaaagaaaaagcctgCAAGAGGTGCTTAACAGCATTAATAGATGattctcctgtgtgggcagaagcatAGACCGCTCCAGAAAAGGTATCTACACTAACATGAACACATTTCTGCCGTCCAAAAGACTGTATGTGTGTCACATCTGTTTGCCACAGTTCACAACTGTTCAGTCCCCTTGGGTTTGCTCCCGTACTCACTGTAGGGAGTGCATGTTGTTGGCAATTCGGGCACGTGGCCACAATCGCTTTGGCCTGTTCTTGAGTGATGTTAAACTGACGAACTAGGCCAGGTGCattttggtggaaaagctgGTGGCTGATTTTTGCCTGTTCAAAAACATTTGGGAGAGTGGCCATCACTGCAGGTGCAGCAAGAGCATCTGCCCTTCTGTTGCCTTCAGCGATAAACCCTGGCAAGTCAGTGTGTGACCTGACATGCATCACATAAAAAGGTTGCTCTCGGTGAGTGACTAACTTTACCAGTTTTGAGAGCAATTCGAAAAGTGCAATGTTAGACACATCTTGCAGTATTGCTTGATCTGCCCTGGATACCACTCCTGCCACATATGCAGAGTCTGTAATCAGATTAAATGGTTCTGAGAACCTTTCAAAGGCCCTAACAACTGCAGCCAATTCAGCAACCTGAGGTGAACCTTCCACCTCAGCAATGTCTgtctcccactgctgggtttgaggatccttccaagtcataACGGACTTGTGGGACCTCCCAGACGCATCTGTAAAGACAGTCAGAGCCCTTTTTAAAGGTCTCCTACTTAAAGCACTTCTCAGTTTTAAGGTAAATTGAACATCTTGTTCGAACAATTTGTGAGCGGGCCGTGCTACCGAAATTTGTCCTGAGTAGGAATCCAGAGCAAACTGCAACACTTCATTTTCTTGAAACAATTGTTCCAGTATTTTCATAGTATTTTGACCTGATTTTAACTCAACTGGAATGTGAATGCACTTAAAATCACATCCTGCTAACTCCCTGATCCGGGTCCTTGCTTTCCGGATCAGTTCTGCTACCAGCTCCTGAGGCTTTGTCAGTCTCTTGGACCTTTTGTGACTGAGGAAAACCCATTCTATGATCAAGAGAGGGTCCCTCTGGTCCCGATCCTTTTTTGGTGTGTTCTTTGCCttaggtgtttgtttttcctcccactggaaaataattccatGGAGGTGTGGCAACTTACCTAGAATGATAAATTTGAATGGCAGGTCAGGCCGGCATCGGTTGGCTTGTCTTGTGGACATTGCAATCTGAACCTTTTCTAGAGCTTTCCGTGCCTCTGGGGTAACAGACCTAGGAGCACCTGggtcctctccccctttcaataaattg encodes the following:
- the LOC131570285 gene encoding class II histocompatibility antigen, B-L beta chain-like is translated as MFQNMQKAECRFINGTEKMRYIQRYIYNRQQYRMFDSDVGHFVGFTRYGEGFARYVNSVPATLEYVRTAVDTICRFSYEVCTPFLTERGVPPSVSISLVPPSSSLPGSGHLLCSVMDFYPAAIQVRWFQGQQELSEHVVATDVVPNGDWTYQLLETPPRRGSATAARWSTSAWSSP